A portion of the Chelmon rostratus isolate fCheRos1 chromosome 15, fCheRos1.pri, whole genome shotgun sequence genome contains these proteins:
- the crip2 gene encoding cysteine-rich protein 2 isoform X2 has protein sequence MASKCPKCDKTVYFAEKVSSLGKDWHKLCLKCDRCNKLLNAGGHAEHDGRPYCHKPCYAALFGPKGVNIGGAGSYVYDTPANNNPSPTSVDSAPKAEEKRVFAPKAPSKAGSITTFSGEANLCPRCNKKVYFAEKVTSLGKDWHRPCLRCERCSKTLAPGSHAEHDGQPYCHKPCYAVLFGPKGVNTGGVGSYIYDKEPSAVTQP, from the exons CTGAAAAGGTGTCATCGCTGGGGAAGGACTGGCACAAGTTGTGTCTCAAGTGTGACCGCTGCAACAAGCTGCTGAACGCCGGAGGCCACGCTGAG CATGATGGAAGGCCTTACTGCCACAAACCGTGCTATGCTGCCCTCTTTGGGCCAAAAG GTGTGAACATTGGTGGAGCCGGCTCTTACGTGTACGATACTCCGGCCAACAACAACCCGTCTCCCACTAGTGTGGATTCAGCCCCTAAAGCTGAGGAGAAGCGAGTGTTTGCACCCAAGGCACCGTCAAAAG CTGGCAGCATCACCACTTTTTCCGGAGAGGCCAACTTGTGTCCCCGCTGCAACAAGAAGGTGTACTTCG CTGAGAAGGTGACATCACTGGGTAAGGACTGGCATCGACCCTGCCTGCGCTGCGAGAGGTGCAGCAAGACTCTGGCTCCTGGCAGCCACGCAGAG CACGACGGCCAGCCTTACTGCCACAAACCATGCTATGCTGTCCTCTTCGGGCCCAAAG GCGTGAACACTGGTGGCGTGGGCAGCTACATCTATGACAAGGAGCCCAGCGCAGTGACCCAGCCTTGA
- the crip2 gene encoding cysteine-rich protein 2 isoform X1, with protein sequence MASKCPKCDKTVYFAEKVSSLGKDWHKLCLKCDRCNKLLNAGGHAEHDGRPYCHKPCYAALFGPKGVNIGGAGSYVYDTPANNNPSPTSVDSAPKAEEKRVFAPKAPSKAAGSITTFSGEANLCPRCNKKVYFAEKVTSLGKDWHRPCLRCERCSKTLAPGSHAEHDGQPYCHKPCYAVLFGPKGVNTGGVGSYIYDKEPSAVTQP encoded by the exons CTGAAAAGGTGTCATCGCTGGGGAAGGACTGGCACAAGTTGTGTCTCAAGTGTGACCGCTGCAACAAGCTGCTGAACGCCGGAGGCCACGCTGAG CATGATGGAAGGCCTTACTGCCACAAACCGTGCTATGCTGCCCTCTTTGGGCCAAAAG GTGTGAACATTGGTGGAGCCGGCTCTTACGTGTACGATACTCCGGCCAACAACAACCCGTCTCCCACTAGTGTGGATTCAGCCCCTAAAGCTGAGGAGAAGCGAGTGTTTGCACCCAAGGCACCGTCAAAAG CAGCTGGCAGCATCACCACTTTTTCCGGAGAGGCCAACTTGTGTCCCCGCTGCAACAAGAAGGTGTACTTCG CTGAGAAGGTGACATCACTGGGTAAGGACTGGCATCGACCCTGCCTGCGCTGCGAGAGGTGCAGCAAGACTCTGGCTCCTGGCAGCCACGCAGAG CACGACGGCCAGCCTTACTGCCACAAACCATGCTATGCTGTCCTCTTCGGGCCCAAAG GCGTGAACACTGGTGGCGTGGGCAGCTACATCTATGACAAGGAGCCCAGCGCAGTGACCCAGCCTTGA